CTATCGTCACACTATATGCAGCATTCTGTGTGACTGTGTTTAGGTGGGGGGTATATAGGACAGAAATGGGACTGCAGATGTCGCATGCATCTGTTGCCTCTGGTCTTGCACTGGCAAAAATCGGCCGCTAGGAGGCGGTGTTGCTATGATGCTGGACTGCAGCTTGAGGCCAGATATCTCAAATCAGGAGCAGGGTGCTTTTGAGGGCATACCTATAAAAGTTTTGATGTAAATGATTACTGGAAACCAAAACCAAGAAGGCGGAAGTAAACTTAACttaattcaaatttctttcaattatgtgagtaaacattaaaaactgtttgtttttttgccctAAAAGGCTACAGTTGTTACATTTCACCTCTCAAGCACGTCCCAAATTTTATAATTGAGCTTAAAGTGGTGTTGGCGTATCTGAAAGTCCTCCAGACTTCCTGTTAACGAGCGTTCTGCGAAACAATGAGAGGAATCCGAGGAGACGATGAGCAATCGTGCTCTCATGGCTGCAGAATGAGGATCTCAGCAGAGGCAGAGCAGATGGTTCAGGAAGAGGGGTTCCTTGATTTGGGTGGGGAGTGGGCCCGCCTGAAACTCCACCCCTCCCACCACCCATATGTCCCCCCTTTTATTCCTGCCTGTGGCGGAGCAGGGCAGCAGAGCAGGGGTGATATTAGATTGGCGGCATAGCCAGCAGCATGCGTGAAAGAGGAGGAACAAAGGACGTAGCAAGCACTGCAGGGGGGATAATGAAGAGAGGGATTTAAGGCAGGATGGGactaaaaaaaggaatttaaggGTCAAACCAGGCAGAGATGATTTGCAAACATGTGTAATCGTTCCATTTTGGCATCATTTGAGCTGCTGTGCCAGCTGCTGTCTTGTGATAAAGCTTTGTTTTGAACTTATAATCGAGTTCATAGTGTTTCTCAGCACATATTACTTTCTAAATTCACTCAAACTGATCATCCATTTTGCTGGAAACCCccaaaaatatacagaataaTGAAAACTGTGTCCTtatagatttgttttgtttttctttcattcacaCTTGAATGCTTCAGACCATTAAGTAGATTTTATCAAACGTAAATAATGTGAGTAAAGAgcaggaaattattttattcattaagaGAAAATGGCTAACCAAACCAACCTGGTCCAAATTGAAACAATAAAGCTTCCTCGTTTTCAAATCATGAATTCACCTGAAAGCTTTGTTAAATTTGACCAGCAGCCCAATTACAACCAGACCTAATGaattaaaaaagcttttaatagAAATTATCTGACCATAATCTACATGAATTAGATTAATAGCAACACAATCCAAATAGTCTCAAGAACAGATGATAAAAAAAGGTTACAGCACCATTTCTAACACTTTGGGACTCCAGCAAACCTCAATGAGAGCCATAATCCTAAAAAggagaaacactgaaacagctGTGGACCTTCAGAAAAGTGGATCACCGGCCACTTGGGTCAACACCTCATCCAGGAGGTAAAACAACAACCCAAAACAGCGTCTAAAGAACTGCAGTTCTCACTTGGGAGGTCAcagttcatgattcaacaataagaagGAGACTGGCGATAAATGCCGCACATGTTACAGTTCCAAGAtgaaaactgctgctgctcGTCTCGTCTCacatttgcaaaagaaaaaaaacaagaaaagagaaagacatCTTGATGATCCCCAAAAAGTTTGGGAAGATATTCTGTGGATGAACGAGGTTAAAACTGATAAACCTTTTTGGAAAGTGTTTGTCCCTTTACATCTAACGCAGCATTTCTGAAAGATAACAGAGAGGCAGTGAAACATCGTGGTGGTGGTAAGAAGGTACCAGgctggttttgtttctttcacgGCAACATGCCATAATTAATAGAAACATGAACTCTGCCCTCAAGCTTCACTGACTTATTTTGACCTTAAAACAATTTGCGTTACGCTGACCAGAAGCAATACAATCAAATCCTTCTCTGAATTGCTCAAAAAAAGTCAATGAAGGtgttggagtggcctagtcaaagtctggacttgaGTCTGACTGAGATTCTTAAACTTTAATATGGCCGCACTAAAACAATCCTGCAGGTTtgttgatttgaaacatttactaaaaaaaacaaacactgcactGTATTGAACAACCTTCATCaagttttcagattatttctcagaaatgaGAAAGCTCTTACTCTTGGTGATGGAGTTATGCAGACTGAGGGCTCGCGAGTTTCTTTCTGCTCGGTCTACGCTCGATAGCCGGGAAGATAACACGGACGAGTCACTCGCTGAAGCTTTGTCCTCGCCAAAGTCAATGGCCATGAACTAAATCAAGAAGCAGACAGAGGTCAAAGTTTACATCAAACGTGTTAAACAAGCGTCAGGGGAAAACGTAGCTCAGGTGTTGTGGTCGACCTGCTCTTCTTCTGGGGGAACTTTGGGCTTGACGGCCAGGATCAGGTCAGGCGTGGCGTCCCTCAGCTCCCCGACGTTCTCGTAGATGTGGCGTTTCTCCTTCATCATCACGTTGTCGTACACGTGTCTGTCCATCAGGCAGAAATGTAGCAGGAGAATACACAAAAGCAAATCTTTTGATCCAATCCAGTGGTTAAAACCAAACCTAATCTCCAGGAGAGCTTAGGTTTTCAAGGATCAAAAATAGCATGCGGTAAGTCCAGTCAAATCATTTTGGTTGTGCTTTAAAAGGGTGATAAAAATCTAACTCAATATGAAGAGAATCTAAAATTATCTGCGTGAGTGTTTCCTTTTTGCTGAGCTTCTTCTCCAGCAGCTGACAAGTTTGATTAAAGTAATTAAACAGGCTGACACAGATTCTTTGATACTGAAGAGGATGGGAATTAGACCAGAGTGCAGGCGACGTAGATAAGTACTTCAACGAAAACAAAGGTGCTGGTGCGCTATTATCACATTTCACAATACGGctcagtattttaaaatatctgcagctcctctaaGCAAACTGCAGGTCCTTAGAGGCTTAAAGTTGATCTGCTTTATTCgtgaaaaaaacagttttctattTGGGATcatcaaggtttcccccagaaaacttgttAAGCCCGGGGGTTGGGTGCCAGGGCAGTCATTAATCCAGCAGCccgtcatgtttttgagttaaaattgttttaaagttgacaggaaattggAATATGTCACTTGATAATCatgtgttattaaaagattggaagattaatacctgaacaccatctataaagtcttaaagtttttaaaaaatcttaaataaataagcaatgcttagcctggtgggggcacaaataaagcctggtggcccaccaggcttataatccactgagggaaaccctggaTCATGGTCCTCATGTGTCCAAGTTTCAATTATCTATCTTTTGGTTCAAGTTGAAGAATTGAAGTCGTTCAATTTTGGCTCttttacagcaaaaaaagaCTTGATTAAGTTTTAAGCTAAGTAATGATTCGCCAGATGATTGTCTGTGATGtagtttgaattttttgtatttcagaacagtaaaaaaatatttcttgttttacaaaacaaacatgaatataGACCCAAGTTCAATTAAATCTTAATTGAAAAACTACTTTAAACGAAGTTTGATCACAATCTGTGGTTGATTTTAAAGCAGctaaattacacaaatgaaagTATCAGATATCGTTTTCTTAGTTTTAGTGAAGCTTACCCATCACAGGTGTCTGTGTAGGACAGCTGCTTCTCCAGAGAAACGCTGCGGGTGAGCTGAGAGATGCTGATCTCTtcgctctgattggctggctgGTCCTGCAGAGACGTAGCCCTCAACAAAGGTAAGGTGGGCGGTGCGAGGAGCGGGCCGGGACTCTCCTCGTTTTGCTCCCCGCCGCCGTCCATCTTCAGCTCATCCTCAGTGaactcctcgtcctcctcctcgaCCCTGTCCGctttcagctgctcctcctccaccttctgCTCCTGCTCCTCCCTCTCGTCTTCCCTCTCATCCACCACCCAGGCCACTCCCGACTGGTCCTCGCCGGACTTGCACTCCGCATCCTTGATGGCTTTCTGATAGAGCTCAGAGAAACTTCTGCAAAGCAATAACAGACTGCGTGAGAACAAAGCTCCCGAGCTTTATTGCATTATGACTTACAAATTGAACAAAACGAAGGCAAAAGCAGAGCGTTTCCTGTGAGCCGCCTCTTTCTGCCACATAATTGTGATAATTTATGTTTTGTGCCTCAGAAGGAGCAATCCAGGGTTGAGTAGATTAAATCTCTCTTGCCAGCTTTGTGACGTTATTTGGAGCTGTAAGCAGCAGAGATGTCTGGCTTGATAATGTCTTACTTTATCCCAACAACTCTGTTCACAGCTGTTTCTGCCGTCGCTCCGCTGTCAGTTAAGCAGAAACGTCCTGGTTACAGTCGGCCAGGCCGTGTCAGTGTGattaaacatcattaaaaagGATTTACTGGTTGCTGGCCAGCTGACTAGAGACTGTCATTAGCAGCAGAGAGAGCTGTGACCTATCTCTgactcttgtctttttctggACCACCTTGTCCCACTAACTCCCTCCAACTCATTTGCTGCCTTGACCCCTGCAGTGTGGCCGCCTCCCAGATTCACAGTCTGTCTCTGATGGGTAGAAAGACTTCTGTCCAACCTGCGAGGTTTGCCGTTCTCATCCGGTGGGATGACGGTGATGTGGATCTTGTGTGCCGTGCGGAGAAGCCTGCTCCTCTCCTCGGGGCTCAAGTGGACCAGGGAATGTCCGCACAGCCTCACCACGCGAGCCCACAGCTGCAGGCCTCCGCTCTCGGCGTAGCAGAACCTCTGCAGTTCTGTCACGAAGCCCTCCTCGTTCATGAGGAAGCCAGGCTGGCCCACTCCGTCCCGCAGCGGGGTGACCTCCAGCGCCTCGCAGCCCCGCGTCACCAGCTGAAGAACAACAGGAAACGTGAATGAAAAGAGAGTTTTTGCATTATCATAATGTAAGAAATACAGTATAATGTTTAATGTTCCCATTTTGTCATATTGTAGCCACAAATTAACTCTGGGGGAACTGCAGAAAGCTACAGCTCACGTAGAAGAGTCtcccaacaaaacaacatcagtcATGCTTCCTGGAACAGCTTGGGTTAGGTCTATACGAATcatgttaatttaaattttttgcacaaaatcattctcatataattagattttagtttttagctCCTTTCAAGATGAGCCGGGCCTCTTGTCGCTTTAAATCCAATTAAGCTGCTGATGGCCACGCCACCCAGTTTCATGTTTACACTCAGACATCATAATGGCTGGAAAcggatgcgcaattatacaactgtacatctttgaaaaacaaaagtggagcCTACTGCACAACCAATAAGAACGTagtaagtggtttctggatagcaagtcaacaacaaaacacttatcttttccagcagccagtTGGTAAAACCAACTGATCAAACATGCTGAAGCTACGTAGGGGTTGTAGGTAACAGCGCAGTGTGACTCAATGATTGAAAGgattttgaaacggctcatttttcagacaccaaaaaacattaacgtCTTGCCAAAAaatatgtggattttttttttaagagcttgGGCTATTCTTATAAACAGTTGAGATCCAAATGAAAGTAGGAAAACTCTAAAATGGGaaatttgcataataaattcTTCTTTAAATTGCTATGAAAACTTTATCATAGCACCACATACCTCAAGTCTTTGCACCACTTCTTTTATGTCCTCTGTCTGACTCTCCAACATGCTGATCAACACGGACTCCCCGCGCTCATAGAAGATGTCCAAACACGGCCCCCCATCCTTCGTTTCTGTCACCGCCTTCCATCCGATGACGTCTCGACAGGAGCAGTTGAACACCACCCTGCGACTGCCCCTCTCGATGAGCACCACCGACTCCGCCGACACCCCAAGCAGACAGGGGAACTTCTGCTGCTCACCGGCCTCCGAGTCATCTCTGCAGCTGACCATCACCGCCCACACCAGTGCTCCGGCGCTGTGCAGCTCAGCGCCTTTCGCGCCCTTCATCTTGTCTTTCCGCTTGCTCCCCAAAGAGAGGAGGGGGAACTTGGTGGAGGAGTCGATGGGGGTTGTGGTCACGTAGTTCTCCGCCAGATCCTTCAGGTATTCCTGCCGAGTGCGTGTGGCCATGGAGCGAAACTTCTCCGATTTCTCTGCAGCGTTCTCGGCGTTTACCACCTTCGCCAGGAGGAAGTCTCTGAAGGCAGGCGAGCGATGGAACCGGGCGCCCCTGGGGAACAGGGGCCCAAATAACGGGATGTCTTTGGAGCGTGTCACAGCCACTCtgacaagagagagagagagggagaaagaaatgaaagagtgtgaaatgttcagcAGAAACACTCAATCTATGTCCTGTTTGCAGTGTAGCTGTGTAATGCATGCTGCAGCGGCGGAGGAGGAGTGTTTTTTCCTGAGGCGCCTCACACCTTCAGTGATGTGACTATCACACCAATAGTAACAGCCAACTAAACAGTAACTCCCGGCACGGTGACAAAGAGTAtaaattttctcttttgctcAAAATTCACTGTTTTTTGTGTATTATTGACACTTAAACCAGCTGTTATACAAAGAGCCTAAAAAgacacaacatttttttctctgtctggcATTAAATTGACTAAACTATTCCAGTTTTAAGCTGGTTAGGATGTTACTTCTACTTGTAAGATGTCAAAATACTGTGAGAGAATTTTgtcttgtttagtttttatacccACATTTTCTTCATACAGAGATTTGGTTCCTGAGTGCATTTATAAACTTTGATCTGGCTTTTGGAGTAATGGCTTCCAGCTGAGTGTCCACCCTGTCCATTTTGCACAAGACTTGTTTCACTGTTGATAAAGACACAATCTTACCATTTTCAGCCAGCCTATATTAGCTGATGTCTGTTTTCCATAATGTCACACAGAAATGGTACATTTGAGGTGTTGCTGTAGAATCCATTCACAGGTGTGAATTCAATTAACTCAAATCGTGCGAGCAAATCAAGTCTTTGCATCATCGTCTGGCCTTTTCATAAATGTGTAACGGTAATCTTAATGAGtgtaaatgtgtatttttgaagaaaatgctaaaaatgtcTTTCATTCTTCTGTCATTGGAGAAATAGAGCTTATTTTGGATTATCTattgaaactgaaacaaaacatgctTAATCTGAACTGGTTCATTCTCAAATTCTTTAAAaggagaaagtgtttctgtaAATATCTTAACCCAATTGAAGTGTAAAACGTAAGGATGCACCATATGTCAGCGTTAACATCGCTAATGGCCCatgttagtcattttttaataaattgtatcagtctgataaataaaaatggaccAGTATTTACAGCCAGTAATTGCTGCTCTTTATGTTTCAAGAGTTTTGGTCATGTGATAGTGATGCATCGAAGGATTATGGGGCGTTAATCTGAGGTAAAGAATGGCAGCAatgtagtcttttttttttaagtccttAAAAGGGTAAGTAAATGTAtaagataaatataaaattggTAAATATTGGTTATTAGTCAAAACAGCGATAATATTGGACATAGTATATCATCAGCCTAACATTTCTATATCTGTGAATCCTTCgttaaaagtattaaaaaagcGTATTCTGCCATTGCTCTGCAATAAACTGGTTGTTTACATGTAATATTGCTTGTTCCATAGGGTTGCATAATAGAAAACCTCTTTTGTTAGATATCAGAGACTGATGACAGGAGCAGAACAGCAGAAAGAATCACCTGTAGTAGGCGTGGTCGGTGCCGGGCTCGTGAACCTGAACGATGATGAAGACATGCTGGAAATGCGAGCGGATGGACTTCGGAGTGAAGGGCAGAGCGCCTGGCTCCTGGAACACGATCGTCACGATGTCGTTTCCGATGTGTCGCTTCCTTAGCAGCTGATGATGAGACAAAAACCAGGACACAAAGAGTTAAACAAGGTCACCACACATCACTGGACAATCCTACTTTATTTTCCTAATCAAACATGTTGACATGATGATGTTTGTTTGGtgcaacaacctgctgggttCCTTTCTCAGTCAGAACAACGCATCTTAAAGGGGATTTCTCCTTTTAGCTTGTTACTGCGGCACAGAGTCTCTTTCGCTGACTTATGCAACTTTGGCTGGGATGCAGTTTTCACAGTCTTCACAGATTTCAACTTTAAGTCCACACTGAGACTGATTtcagcagatttttgttttacaagtgAAAGACTGTAGaagttttaattgtgttttactTCCATTTTTATAGATTTAAGCCTTAAAATATGTGCTGGCACAAAAACACGCCCTTTAATATCACAGCTCATACATGTAAAGCCTGAGGGTTTTTGACATTGtgctaaaatacaaaaaaataatgtcactttaaaaaaaacatacttgtCCTCAATCAAACTCAATTTAGATTACATGTTTCTTTTCTATGTTCCTGTTAGATGTCAATGTAatgttaatgaaaataaaacaaccactTCCTTGTTATTGCATGATTTGAGACCAAAACCTGCACCAACTATCAACAAATGACAATATTTTGTAtccaattattattttgttaataaactAAAAGCTTATATCATTCAATTAATGAGTAAATCATTCATGATTTACTTGTTTATATCATGAATGAAtgatataaataatataaacatgATTTACTTATTTAAATCATGAATGCCTTAAAAAATTAGCAactgtttcaacatttttaaacagtgCAGAACAACGTCTTCCTTTTTCtgacctaaaaaaaattatttcacatttataaagtctctctcactctctctctctctctatatatatatatttttctctctctctttttgcttccctatttataatatattcaGACAGCCTTGATCCGGTTTACGGGTTATTCTTTCAGCTGAGGAAGTGAATTTGTACTAATTTTGTACTTTGACCTCATAATTCACACACGTCACACGAGACGTTAATACTTTTGTACGtctgttttaatgatttataaaataaaaagtattttatcaaaaaaataaaataagattttatacTTTGAACACTAAGaatcttaaaagaaaacttcagtttatttctagATAAGGGTTACTTGCTAAAAACGGGGGATCTGAACAATAtggttttttaaacttttgaataCAAGCCTTCAATCTGTATGAGGATGACATTTCCAGTTCCTTTGTAAATGACAAGTTTAAACCACAGCCTGAACAGGAAGGAAGGACCGCTGAAAACGATGAAGGTGGGAGTGAAGAGTGGGGGGGtttgtcatgtttgtttcaGTGAACAGAGGATTTTTCTGAAAGCAAGACAGTCTGAACAGAGAAGTGTAATGAAGGCTGCACAGATACTAATGCAATGCTGCAAACACAGAAAGGAGAAGTATGTGAGAGTAGTTCTGTGAAACCTAAAAGACTGGCAGGAAAAAATTATGCTGCAACAtggaaaggaggaagaaaaatatatataatccCTTCGTCTATTAGTATCCTAATTTTTTCAACAActgaatttcagtttttcattcacAGTGAGACAAAATTCTCAACATgatcagaaacacacacataaattaAACCCATCTAAATTAAATCATACACATGCCATGAATTATTGAAGCACATTAACCCTCGGATGATATTCTCATCTCACCTGCTGCGTGTTGTTGGCCGTGTAGGGCAGCATGGTCGACACGTGAAACATGATCTCGTAGTCCTGGTAACGCGTGTAGAGGGAATGCGTTCCAGTGGAGTCGGCTGCGTTtgcacaaaaacagagaaacagacaCGGAGAGGAATCAGTCACCATCTCCAAGTTAAAAGCACAAACTGTCGCGGCCCGGCTGAAATCTGAAGGGAATAAAGCTTGGAGATAATCAGCAGCGACTGCGCCATTTCTCAGTCATTACTCAGATTACATGTGGCGAGATAGGAGTTATCTCAGGCTTTCAGTGGGACACTGATGCCCTTCGGATACCGGCACTGCGACAAAGTGAGATGCAGCTAATAGATGGAGTGGAGGGGGGCGAATGCAGCTCACTCTTGTTATCCAGCTGAGCTCGGTATTTCTCCCAGCCCTTCAGCCGCACCCGCTCTCCAAGCAGATCAAGGAACTCCTCAAACGCCGGCCCAGAGCTCTCGTTGTTGTACATGTCCTCCTCGGAGCTCTGACCGGCGCGGCAGTACATCACGCCGACCTTCCTCTGAAAGTTCAGCTGCACAAAAAGAGAGCGGTGCAAACATTTCAACACTGATTCATATTTActtctgtcatattttaaacCTCGGTCTGGAACTTTTATATCCAGGCGAAATAATGCTAGAAGCTTATTGATTAAATGTATATATCAGAGctttaaattttaagttttaaccCTGtgttaatcaaaataaaatccatataGCATTTGGCACCAAATTTCTGCATGaaaattgttttgtatttcataatttaacaatgaattgcttaaaaaataaataaataaatgaaattcacACAAgaggtgtatgtaaacttctgatctTGTATGTACACTAAGACATGACAGagtttagaccaggggtgtccaaacatTTAATGGGCAAAAATCCTCAACAAGAGTGTACTTGAGGgcccaaaaaaaataaataaataaataattcaagcataaaactgaaatttcatttaactttttacCAGCTCAACAGTAAACCaagcatgaaatatttttaattaagcaaataaaatagatatttttgtgtaaatcttTGTAAAACCTAAACTTTTGccttattaaaaaatatatatataaggcagctacattacaaatttattttgggtttgattgaagaaaactgaaaaagatttAATCTATTCTcaacgataaaaaaaaaaaaatttagcttactcatttttgaaaaaaattactgtattcagtaaatacagtaaatataaatacagtaaagtTTTAATTGTTAAAAGCAGATTTAGATGCTACAAAGtctgctttaatatttaatggtCCTATTTACCATGAAATTAAAGGGAAATCTGAAAGCTTGGTTATGAAAACCCTTTATGGTCTGGGGTAtatatggttgtttttgacaaatttagattttatcttCATATTTCTTAATAGAAAGCATGAATATTGCTGGATTTTTCCAGCACAATCTGAACTTTGTTAatttacacttattttttttcttttggatataCTGTGATTGTATATTAGACCTTGAGtcacataaaacataaaacccaAGTcacaaaatgttacttttttcaaTGTGAAACCCACAAATATTCACAACAAATGGTTCTGATAACTTAGAATGACAACGTATACCGTAAATGTCTTATAATATGAATACTTATTGTGTTGTAGCTGACATTTTTATGggaagattttaatttgtggatcatatttttgttgtaattggGAGGAGAAAAggtctccatctgcatcaaccacaaatttttataattttgcagcacaaaatcagtccagcTCCACAAATGGCCCTGGTTTTGATATTCAATGCTAACTTTCAAAGCTCCGCAGCAGGGTCTGGTATCCCGGATGTGACGTCACTCACCCCCTGTTCGTCCAGCTTCAGCAGCGTGTCCCGGACCTTAGGGGAGTTGGAAGCCAGGCGGAGGCAGTGCAGGTTGAGCTCAGGCATGATAAACTCCAGCAGCCTCTTGGGGGACAGGCCCCTCGGGGTTGTGTGACGGGCGGCCGACGGCACGGACTCCTCCAGGATGGAGCCTCGAAGCGTCTTCATCTGAGCAGCGGATCCAGCGAGTCACTTTCACAAGCTCATAACCAGAAGAGAGGGGTGGAAGAAAGAGAAAGCTTTTTACCTCTGTGGTGCGGAAGATGATTCTGTAATTGTACTGAGCTCCGCTGGACCCCTCTTTCTCATCCCGGCGGAAGCTGATGGCCACAGGGCCGAGGCGGTCATCAATCCCAAAGAAGTTCTGGTGTTCTGGAAGAAAATCAAGAGAAATGGAAATATCACTTTTATTATGGACAAAAAATACGAGTTGCAATGATGACTGAGGATAATATTAATAACTGAAAATTAAGCTCCTATAAGCATAAATTatcaaaaaaatatgtcaaatatgaaaCCAGACGGTAAGAATGTTGTAGTTTAACTCTTCCAGTTCGAACGTGACGGCGACAACACAGCCAAATTTTAAACTTAGGACTCAATTAAACAACATACATTGAAAACTGCAGGCAGTAAAAATGCACGAAAGACACAAAACTCTATTAAATGGAAAAAGGggtcaaactttttattttgcactCATTCTCATTCAGTACTTGTATCATCAGAAGACACTTCTGCTCATATTGTCTtgaataaaagctaaatatttaaacagacaGGCTAATTTTAGCAAGACCTGAGGGAGAGTATGTGCATCATGAATGAACATGGATGATATCAAAGTACTTTATTTATAAGGCTCTCTAAGAAAGAAACAACCGTTATTCATTAAGATGAGCGTACTGTTGTTGCGTTTTTCTCAGAAATATCCTGGTGCTGCTAggtgcaaaattattcatatccctaccagatttaggtttaaagttGTGGTGAAAAATAGAGGAACAAACTTTATCGACAGACTAATACGGTTGGGCTTGTGGCCTTAATCAGGATTATTATGAAACACCAAAAGGtttgtggttaaataaaaaaaatatcttacagaaaaatgtagaaTGAATAAATCACACAATCGCTCATAAACAGGCTGACCAATCAGCATTCAAAGAGCTAAAGCTAGCTGAATGGCTAAACCTGAAACTAAACTTAATCACCTTAAATATCTAATAGTTTATTCTTAATAAGTAATATTCCACTATCATATTGGAATATTACTTCCAATATGACTGGAAGTAATATTAACTTGGAGTGACCCGGCTGCAGTCCTGACTGACAGAGTAGCGCGGAGGGAGccaaagattagggtgatggctaATAGGCCTTCCAATCTCAGAGAGTTGAGCAAACCTGCTGTatgtaaatgaaaaaagattttttttaaattttctttactcCTGATACTCTGTAAGCACcaatttttaatcttttgagaCATGGATActtcattttcattcagaaacaaacttcttggtcgaatgaaaataatttgacatcaagttaataattttgtgcaaactCCACCTCTTTCATCTGTTCATCATTTTGACTAGTGATACTAATAATTGTGCAGAAAAGCCATTATTAGTACAACTAATACAATGATACTGTATACAGTATTGCTgatatgttttgtaaaaatattggaGTAACTTAATCTCCTACCAAAAATAGGAAAAATCCCATGTTAAGACATAATCATTAACTAGACCACAAGTGATTATGTGATTAAGTAA
This region of Xiphophorus hellerii strain 12219 chromosome 11, Xiphophorus_hellerii-4.1, whole genome shotgun sequence genomic DNA includes:
- the sipa1 gene encoding signal-induced proliferation-associated 1-like protein 2 isoform X1 codes for the protein MQSDDLFIRKFRRQNVRPPLATVNFDPKREAGVVEWPPRRPGDGADADCSLTPSRVGLTLRSVGRGHIMQRSNSDVTLGDLDSSGKTSGKVIRAAGEKAGTGPQGDSGVHLHREYGSLSSLERQTQGQDPSRENHGPLSPNALRFKDPFLLLGLEGNLPEPDGFFRDLSRSGGDSPKPAKPPKPEGLSKKSKLMPPQIPQPGTYDHLGGGAWVRNFAHYDVQSILFDLTEVATNRDSIGRKKNITSGASAASQLRPLAQSTPASPAQGGGGSGGNADDQEQSLLLDEGDGNDNELLLSCPHFRNETGGEEQVGLGRSAGRRELWSTLRTPNDAVSVLEEPRESNIQLQGKSNYFIEHADLGAHYYRKYFNLKEHQNFFGIDDRLGPVAISFRRDEKEGSSGAQYNYRIIFRTTEMKTLRGSILEESVPSAARHTTPRGLSPKRLLEFIMPELNLHCLRLASNSPKVRDTLLKLDEQGLNFQRKVGVMYCRAGQSSEEDMYNNESSGPAFEEFLDLLGERVRLKGWEKYRAQLDNKTDSTGTHSLYTRYQDYEIMFHVSTMLPYTANNTQQLLRKRHIGNDIVTIVFQEPGALPFTPKSIRSHFQHVFIIVQVHEPGTDHAYYRVAVTRSKDIPLFGPLFPRGARFHRSPAFRDFLLAKVVNAENAAEKSEKFRSMATRTRQEYLKDLAENYVTTTPIDSSTKFPLLSLGSKRKDKMKGAKGAELHSAGALVWAVMVSCRDDSEAGEQQKFPCLLGVSAESVVLIERGSRRVVFNCSCRDVIGWKAVTETKDGGPCLDIFYERGESVLISMLESQTEDIKEVVQRLELVTRGCEALEVTPLRDGVGQPGFLMNEEGFVTELQRFCYAESGGLQLWARVVRLCGHSLVHLSPEERSRLLRTAHKIHITVIPPDENGKPRRSFSELYQKAIKDAECKSGEDQSGVAWVVDEREDEREEQEQKVEEEQLKADRVEEEDEEFTEDELKMDGGGEQNEESPGPLLAPPTLPLLRATSLQDQPANQSEEISISQLTRSVSLEKQLSYTDTCDGHVYDNVMMKEKRHIYENVGELRDATPDLILAVKPKVPPEEEQFMAIDFGEDKASASDSSVLSSRLSSVDRAERNSRALSLHNSITKILSETTDSTDEEWQSIADLATACRSILEALSKEDRKAGDSSQGGADQTDGKLRDSKDSDSPGHLEEKVSQLEAMLKKLQDDLQKWAHKEKEDKAVLQAEVQSLRQNNQRLQEESQSTVARLIKVTELLCNVNKPC